TCACCTCGTGGCAAAGGTGCAGGTCGATGTAAAGCAGGTCGGGTTCACCATTGGTGCCTTGTCGGACCAAGTGGTCGTTCCAGACCTTTTCTGCCAGCGTGCCGGCCATCGTCATCCTCTCGAAATCAGGCTGCGCCCACCGAGGTTGTGCAGGTGGTGGGCTGCGGTCGCGTGCGGCGACCTAGTGGGGGGTTTGAGTGCGGCGTCGGGCCGCGGAACTGTATTCAATTTTTGCACGAACCACACCGAAAAGCCGTCTCGCGCTTCAGTATGCGGACAAACGGTTGCATCTCAGTCTTCGAGACGGCAATATCGAGGTATGGACAATTCTAGCGGAGTTGGCGTCTTGGACAAGGCCGCCTCGGTATTGAGTGCTTTGGAAGCTGGGCCGGCAACGCTCGCCCAATTGGTTTCGGCGACGGGGCTGGCGCGTCCGACCGCGCACCGCCTGGCCGTGGCGCTTGAGCATCACCGGCTCGTGGCGCGTGACATGCAGGGAAGGTTTGTCCTGGGGCCGCGGTTGAATGAACTGTCGACAGCGGCCGGCGAGGACCGTCTGCTGGGTGCCGCGAACCCGGTCCTGACCGCTTTGCGCGATCACACCGGCGAGAGTGCGCAGCTCTACAGGCGCCAGGGTGACCAGCGGATCTGTGTCGCATCCGCCGAGCGCCCAGTGGGGTTGCGCGATTCCATCCCGGTTGGGTCTGCTCTCACGATGCAGGCGGGATCCGCCGCCCAGGTCCTGCTGGCGTGGGAGGAGCCCGACCGTCTGCATCGCGGTCTGCAGGGTGCCGAGTTCACCGCCACGATCCTGTCGGGAGTGAGGCGTCGCGGTTGGGCGCAATCGGTCGGCGAACGAGAGGTGGGGGTCGCGTCCGTCTCTGCGCCGGTGCGCAGCCCCTCGGGCCGAATCGTGGCGGCCGTATCAATTTCCGGACCCGTGGAGCGCTTGAGCAGGCAACCCGGCCGGCTGCACGCGGCTTCCGTCGTGGCCGCCGCTAACCGACTCACCGAGGTGTTGCGCCGGGCGGGGGAGTAGGCGTCGTAGCTGGTTGCTGGGCTTGGTGCTTGCGCGGGTTGGTGGCGCTTCGCGCTCTCGTGGCCGCCCTCCCCGTGAACTGCGGGTTGTGGGATCGAGTTGGTGGCGCTTCGCGCGCCCGGGATCGTCCTGGTCGCGGGGAGCATAAAGGGCCGGGGTGTCGGGTCCTGGTCCGCGTATTTCCACCAAGTTTGAAACCGGCTGCAACTTCCGGTAATGTTTTCCGGCGGTGACACTGTTGGTTCCGATCGACGTTGATCCCCTTGGGGTATGGTGTAATTGGCAGCACGAAAGATTCTGATTCTTTTAGTCTAGGTTCGAGTCCTGGTACCCCAGCCATAGAGTCCGGCAGCTACGATTCAGGCCCGGATCCCTTTGCGACAGATGCCCATCACCGGCCTACGCGAATCGCTCCCAGTCGCAGTTGAACTTCCAGTCGCAGTTGAACTACCAGCCACAGTTGAGTTCCCAGCCATTCCATGACTCCAGGGCGGCGGGTGGAGGCTCTTTGCTTGCTGACCTTGACTAGCCCTGGAAGCCAGAAACGATTCGGTTGGCGATGTGCGCTCACTGGCGTCGCCGCACTGCGCTTACAAGAGTGGTGTTGCTTTGGTTGCGTGGCGCTGCTTTGAAGTACCGAGGGTGCTAAAACGGCACTACTAGTGGCTTCGATCGTTCAGGGCTCCGCGCCTGAGATCCAATCGGAAGTTTGCCAACCCGCGCTTCTGGTTGCGGGGGCGCTGGTTCCATGCGACCGCGACCACGGGAATTGTCATGCACCAGAAGATAGCGAACGCGATTGTGGATCCCGAAAGAAGCATCGCGAAGGCGAAAAGGGTGTGCGCGGCAGCCAGCGCTAGCGCGACCGCAAAGTGCGCGACGGCGCCGGACCTGTTGCGCCACAGAATGAGACCAAAGGCAAACCAAACGAGCATCGCGCTCATGGCAACTACGTCGGGAACTACCGAAGTGCTTCGACCGTCAAATTCGGCCATGGCGTGGCCAAAGCTTCCGACAATCCATATGCCAGCGAACCCGATCACAGCCTCGAGGAGAACCACGATCGCGGTCATGCGCCTGAGCAAAGTGCTCCGTTGTGCCGTGGTTTCGGTCTTTCCTCCGGTCATGGGTGGATCATAACCGTCCAGCGCTGCGGGGTGCAGTGCGCGCTGCGGTGGCGGGCCCGGCGGGTGCGCGTGGCAGGTGCGGGGTGCACTGAGCGCGGCGGTGGTGAGCCTGGCGGGTGCGCGCTGTAGGCAGTGAGCCCGGCCGTACCGCTAGGGCGATCTCACGAAACGCATGCCAGCTGCGGTGGTGGGGCGCGTCAACTACCAGCAGTTCGGCGCCACTATCGCATTGTTCGATAAACGCGCCCACTTCAAGAAGCGTCACACCGGCCGCTATGGATTGGGTGGACGGCCGGAATAGTGGTATTGTCATCGGGCCGGTTCGGTGACACTTTGGTCACGTCCGATCTAGTTTCCAGCAAGTTTTGCTCAAGCGGGAAATAGTGTAGGGTGATTCACCGGTGAAGCGATTCTTCGCTTCGGCAAGTCCCAAGGCCCCCATCGTCTAGCGGCCTAGGACGCCGCCCTCTCACGGCGGTAACAGGGGTTCAAATCCCCTTGGGGGTACAAGAATGGGTCGTCTGATCTGCGAAAACGCGGATCGGGCGGCCCTTAGTTTTTCCCGGCGGACGGCAGACAACTACGCCGGGGCCGGGGCTATGGCCTATAGCCCCTGGCCCAACCCACAACCAGGACTGCTCTGCGGCCTGGCCGACCCCAAGACCGGGACTAATCCGCTATTTGAACCAGGGCCGCACCGACCGCGGCGGCAGGCATATCCGTCGGCAGCAGGCGCACCCGCTCGGCAAGATGCAAACCGGTGAGGAACTGAGATTCCGCCCCGGAAAGGCCGAGCTGAGCCCGCACGGCTTGCCGCAGCGGCTCGCCGAGGCGGCTCAGCCCGCCCCCTATGACAATCGTCTCGGGGTCGAGCGAGAGAACCAGCAGGCGCACGGCGGCCGCGGTACCAGCTGCGAGTTGGTCAAAGGCCCGTTGCGCCTCGGCGTCGCCGGTGGCAATGGCGGACAGGAGCACTCGTCCCGGCCTATCGCCACCTCGCGGCCAGGCCCGCCGCAGTGCCGATCCGCTCGCAATTGTCTCCAAGCATCCGCGCTGGCCGCACGGGCAATCCAGCCCCAGGGGATCGACGGGGAAGTGCCCGATCTCGCCCGCGACACCCGTGCTGCCGCGCCAAGGCTTGCCGTCCCGGACGATACCGGCTGCCAAACCCGTACCAAGATTGAGCAGGGCGATCGTGCCTTGCAATCTCATCAGGTGGGCGGTCCCGATGGCGGCCGCGGTGACGTCGTTGTCGACGCCGATCTCGATACCGAAGCGAGCCCGCAGGCGCCGCGCGATGTCCAAGCGTTGCACGCCGATGTTGACGGCGTTGCGAACTATTCCCCCCGCGCGGTCCACGTGGCCCGGAATCCCGATACCGATGGAGCTAAGCGACGATGGCGAAATATCGGCGGCGGCGAGCAGCGTTTCAACCAGCGCCGAAGCGGTTTCCAGGACGCCGTCTTCGCCGAACCGGGTGGGGGACTGGGCGCTCGTGACTATCGAGCCGTCGTCGCCGATGACGACACCGAGGGTTTTGGTGCCACCAATATCGAGCCCGATCTTGTTCATGAGCAAGCTCCGTTCGCAAGGGCGACGAGCGCGGCGCCAACCAGCCTTGTCGATCCGTAAGTCATGATCAATCCGGGCTCGTTAGGCGAAATGGCCGCCCCGGAAGCGGTTGAACCGTCGTCGACGTTGACGCCCGTGCCGCCGGCCCGACCCGGCCACCCCATGTCGGCAACGATCACGGCCGCTCCGCGTGCGCAAAGCTGGGCTGCGACGTCGCCCAGCCACGGGAGGGCTGCGTCGCGCGTCGCGACCACGACGGTGCCGCCAGCGATAGAGCGCCAGGCGGGATCACGCGGGCCCTCGGCCGTCGCAACCTCGCCCAGTGCGGGGTCGGCCCGAACCGCGGCAAGCGGCCCCCACGCCGCCGACCCGACGGCGATGTTCGAAGGGGATTCAACCTGCACGATCGTTGCTGCCGTTGACGATTTGAGGATCCGGGCCGCGCGGGAATCGATGGTGAAGGACGAGGCCACCAACCCGTCGTCCCCGCGCCGCGGCACGGTTGGCGCGGGCCCGAAGTACCGGGGCGCTTGCGGTGAATCCAGCGCATCCCTTGACTTGTCGGATTCCGCAGGACCAGGCTGCGAGCGGCGCCCCAGCTGACGGACCCGCGCGGCGGCCTGGGCCACCCGCGACCGCGGCAGCACGCCCTCGTCGACGGCGTTCACAATCGCGGATTCCACGGCGTCCAGGAGCGCGGGCGTTGTCCCCGGTCCCAAGCAGAGAAGGTCGCAGCCGGCCCCAAGTGACCGAACCGCGGCCGCGGGGATACCGATGGTGCCGCTGGCGCCCTTCATATCGAGCGCATCGGAGACAATGACGCCCGTGAACCCAAGCTCGCCGCGCAACAGATCCGTGAGAATCGGCGCGCTCAGGGTCGCCGGAGCGGTCGGATCAAGCGCCTTGAGAACGATATGCGATGTCATGATGGCCTGCGCGCCGGCAGCGATTGCCGCAACGAACGGTACCAGTTCCCGGTCGCGAAGCGTCGCGGCGGACGCGCCAACCGTTGGAAGCTCCAGGTGTGAATCCGCGTTGGTGTCCCCGTGGCCGGGGAAGTGCTTGACGCAGGGGATCGCCCCCGTCGCGGCGCAGCCGCGCAACCAGGCTTCGACCTGATCCGCGACGACCTGGGGCGTCGCCCCGAAGCTGCGGGTGCCGATGACCGGATTGGCGGGGTTGGAGTTGATGTCCGCGACGGGTGCAAGCACTAGGTCGAACCCGGCGCTCAGCGCGTCCTCGCCCACGTCCCGCCCCACCCGGTGGGTGTATTGCGCGTCGCCGATCCGTCCCAGGACGGCCGCTCCCGGATAGGGAGAGCCGTCCACGTAGTGCAGTCGGGTTACTTCGCCCCCCTCCTCGTCGATTGCGGCCAGGACGTGCCCGTTGGCGAGGCGGAGCGCTCGTCCTATATTCGTCACCTGCTCGCGATCGCGCACGTTCGCGCCATACAGGCAGGCCGACTCGAGGCCTTCGGGCAGCAGGTCGAGCAGCCAGGCCGGCGCCGCCAGGCCGACGAACCCGGGCATCAGGGTCGCGCGGACGTCGCGCACAAGGTCCGAAGTCATCCCTTGACCGCCCCGCTGACCAGGCCGGATGTCATGCGCCCCTGTACCAAAACGAAGAAGATGATCACGGGAATCGCAACCAGGGTCGAGGCCGCCATGACCTGTCCCCAGTCGATGG
This is a stretch of genomic DNA from Rarobacter incanus. It encodes these proteins:
- a CDS encoding IclR family transcriptional regulator, which encodes MDNSSGVGVLDKAASVLSALEAGPATLAQLVSATGLARPTAHRLAVALEHHRLVARDMQGRFVLGPRLNELSTAAGEDRLLGAANPVLTALRDHTGESAQLYRRQGDQRICVASAERPVGLRDSIPVGSALTMQAGSAAQVLLAWEEPDRLHRGLQGAEFTATILSGVRRRGWAQSVGEREVGVASVSAPVRSPSGRIVAAVSISGPVERLSRQPGRLHAASVVAAANRLTEVLRRAGE
- a CDS encoding ROK family protein produces the protein MNKIGLDIGGTKTLGVVIGDDGSIVTSAQSPTRFGEDGVLETASALVETLLAAADISPSSLSSIGIGIPGHVDRAGGIVRNAVNIGVQRLDIARRLRARFGIEIGVDNDVTAAAIGTAHLMRLQGTIALLNLGTGLAAGIVRDGKPWRGSTGVAGEIGHFPVDPLGLDCPCGQRGCLETIASGSALRRAWPRGGDRPGRVLLSAIATGDAEAQRAFDQLAAGTAAAVRLLVLSLDPETIVIGGGLSRLGEPLRQAVRAQLGLSGAESQFLTGLHLAERVRLLPTDMPAAAVGAALVQIAD
- a CDS encoding glycoside hydrolase family 3 N-terminal domain-containing protein, which gives rise to MTSDLVRDVRATLMPGFVGLAAPAWLLDLLPEGLESACLYGANVRDREQVTNIGRALRLANGHVLAAIDEEGGEVTRLHYVDGSPYPGAAVLGRIGDAQYTHRVGRDVGEDALSAGFDLVLAPVADINSNPANPVIGTRSFGATPQVVADQVEAWLRGCAATGAIPCVKHFPGHGDTNADSHLELPTVGASAATLRDRELVPFVAAIAAGAQAIMTSHIVLKALDPTAPATLSAPILTDLLRGELGFTGVIVSDALDMKGASGTIGIPAAAVRSLGAGCDLLCLGPGTTPALLDAVESAIVNAVDEGVLPRSRVAQAAARVRQLGRRSQPGPAESDKSRDALDSPQAPRYFGPAPTVPRRGDDGLVASSFTIDSRAARILKSSTAATIVQVESPSNIAVGSAAWGPLAAVRADPALGEVATAEGPRDPAWRSIAGGTVVVATRDAALPWLGDVAAQLCARGAAVIVADMGWPGRAGGTGVNVDDGSTASGAAISPNEPGLIMTYGSTRLVGAALVALANGACS